From the bacterium genome, the window TCTTTCAGGTAATTGTCACAAAAGGGATAAAAAATATATTCCCCATAAATTAAAGGTAATGTTGAATTTCCGGATAATTTACAAAATTTACTGAATTCAATATCATGGTTTCCTCTGACCAAAATAAATGGTTTTTTCTCTTTTTCAATAATTTTTTTAATTTCAAGAAAATCATTTTCTGTACATGAAAGAGTCCTATTATCAACAAAATCACCACATACAACAATAACATCAAAGTTTTCTTTTTCTCTCCTTAAAATTCTTTCAACAAATTCAGGACCAATCTCATATTTTCTTTCAGGAAGTCCAATATAACTACTATCAGAAACATAATGTATATCACCTATTGCTAAAATTCTCATTTTATTTCCTTAATTATATTTATGTCTTTCTTAATTTGTTTTTTCAATTCATCAACAGATGAAAATTTTATCTCATCTCTAATTTTTTTCAAAAAAAACACCTCAATTGTTTCTCCATAAATCTCTTGTTCAAAATCAAAAATATAAACTTCAACTCTTTTTCTTTTTTCTCCAAAAGTGGGACAATTCCCAACATTCAATCCCCCTTTGTATTTTTCCCCTTTATAAAAAACATATCCAGCATAAACACCCTGCCCTATTTCAATTTTTTCGTCTAACAGAACATTCGCAGTAGGAAAACCTATTTTTTTACCTCTGCCACTGCCAGCAACTACTTTTCCTTTAATGGAAAAATGCCTTCCTAAAAACTTATTTGCTCTTTCAATATTGCCTTCTCTCAAAAATTTTTTTATTTTACTCGTATTTACAACTTCTCCATCTATCTCAACTGCATTAACAATATTAACTGAAAATCCATATTTTTTTGAAATATCTTTTAATAAATCAACATCCCATTTTCTATCCTTCCCAAATTTAAAATTAAAACCAACAACAATTTCTTTTACTCCTATTTTAATTAGAAATCCAATAAATTTTTCTCCATCCCAATTTTTTATCTCTTCAAAATCACTCCATATGCATATTTCAATTCCATATTTTTTCAATAGAGAAATTTTCTCTTCAAATGGAGTAATATAAGATTCTAACGGGAAATTTTTAAAGGTAAAAACAGCAGGAATTTTATTTTTTCCTTTTGAAATAGAAATAATTTTTTTTATTAACTTTTGATGTCCTAAATGAACCCCATCAAATTTTCCAATGCCAATAACTAAACCCTCTTCAATTTTTATTTTTTGATGAATATTGTAGATTTTCACAAATTAATCCTCACTTCCACCCAAAATATCTCCTACTATTCCACCAAGTCCAAATTTTTCTCCGCCTTTTCTTACAACTTTTCCCCCAATTTCTCTTCTAAGACGCGATAATGTAATACTCTGTAAAATTATCTTGCCGGGACCTGTTAATGTTGCAAGAAATATGCCTTCTCCTCCAAAAATTGCTGTTTTTATATCTTTTACAAATTCAATATCATAATTAACCTTTTCTTCAAACCCAACAATACAACCAGTATCAACATGTATTTTTTCTCCAGGTGCTAAATCAACTGTATAAAAATCACCTCCAGCATGAATAAAAACTGTGCCAGGACCTGTAAATTTTTCAAGAATAAATCCTTCCCCACCAAAAAATGCAACACCAACTTTTTTTTGAAGAGCAATTGAAAAACCAACATCCTTAGTTGCACAAACAAATGAATCTCTTTGAGAAATAAAACTTTCACCATCTTTAAGTTCTATTGCTTGAATTTTACCGGGAAAATCCCCAGCAAAAGCAACATATCCATCTCCATTTATAGGAGTAAAGTGAGTTGTGAACAAACTTTCTCCTGTTACTATCCTCGTAAAAACTCCTTTTAATTTATCATTTCTTGTATCTCCAACAATTTTGCTTTCCATATTCATATTTTGACTTTTAAACATCATTTTCCCACCTTCTGCATAAATTTCCTCTCCTACTGAAAGATATATCTTTACAAATTGCAAATTACTACCAATTATTTCGTATTTCATTTTTTTCCCTCCATTAGTAAGGAAATTTTTCATCAATTTTTGTTTTTGAAAGTTCTAAAATTATTTCTGAAATTCTATCTGTTGCTCCTTCAACAATTATTTTTCCTTTTTCTGCATTTGCCTTTTTAGGATTTCCATGACCAGAATTTGTCGTTAAAAGATGCCATTGTCTTGGAAGCCATATTTTCTCTTCTTCTAATGATTTAAGTCGTGGTTTATTTACTCTTCCATCATCAGCCCATTCAAGGTGAACAAGGTCTGGATAAAGATACATCAACCATGATGTTTCTGCCTCATGTCCATGTTCTCCATCTTTATCTTCACAGACATTTTCAACAATATCATTTCTAACATTCCACCAGTCAAGTAAAAAAATCCAGACATTTGTTTTGCCAAAAATCTCTCT encodes:
- a CDS encoding creatininase family protein, which encodes MGKVNLIEMTLKEVREKGKIEVAVLPWGSTEPHNLHLPYGTDTLAASKISEISAKKAIEKGAKVIVLPTIPVGVNSNTFGFPLVLHFSPTTQLSILKDIIWSLENHKIYKLLLLNAHGGNDFKPLIREIFGKTNVWIFLLDWWNVRNDIVENVCEDKDGEHGHEAETSWLMYLYPDLVHLEWADDGRVNKPRLKSLEEEKIWLPRQWHLLTTNSGHGNPKKANAEKGKIIVEGATDRISEIILELSKTKIDEKFPY
- a CDS encoding AIM24 family protein gives rise to the protein MKYEIIGSNLQFVKIYLSVGEEIYAEGGKMMFKSQNMNMESKIVGDTRNDKLKGVFTRIVTGESLFTTHFTPINGDGYVAFAGDFPGKIQAIELKDGESFISQRDSFVCATKDVGFSIALQKKVGVAFFGGEGFILEKFTGPGTVFIHAGGDFYTVDLAPGEKIHVDTGCIVGFEEKVNYDIEFVKDIKTAIFGGEGIFLATLTGPGKIILQSITLSRLRREIGGKVVRKGGEKFGLGGIVGDILGGSED
- a CDS encoding bifunctional riboflavin kinase/FAD synthetase, encoding MKIYNIHQKIKIEEGLVIGIGKFDGVHLGHQKLIKKIISISKGKNKIPAVFTFKNFPLESYITPFEEKISLLKKYGIEICIWSDFEEIKNWDGEKFIGFLIKIGVKEIVVGFNFKFGKDRKWDVDLLKDISKKYGFSVNIVNAVEIDGEVVNTSKIKKFLREGNIERANKFLGRHFSIKGKVVAGSGRGKKIGFPTANVLLDEKIEIGQGVYAGYVFYKGEKYKGGLNVGNCPTFGEKRKRVEVYIFDFEQEIYGETIEVFFLKKIRDEIKFSSVDELKKQIKKDINIIKEIK